The following proteins are encoded in a genomic region of Magnolia sinica isolate HGM2019 chromosome 1, MsV1, whole genome shotgun sequence:
- the LOC131241079 gene encoding probable protein phosphatase 2C 39 → MTGREILLKMKEKVGLGSSAADTGKGRSRMSDRHVTHGFHLVKGKSNHAMEDYVVAKFKKFNDSELGLFAIFDGHLGHDVPDYLRSHLFDNILKEPDFSTEPESAVKRAYQLTDGKILEKAGELGRGGSTAVTAILINGEKLVVANVGDSRAVVCWKGMAKQLSVDHEPSKERQTIESKGGFVSNLPGDVPRVDGQLAVARAFGDRSLKKHLSSEPHVVVETVDADTEFLILASDGLWKVMSNEEAVNSIRHVKDAQLAAKHLTEEALTRKSKDDISVVVVSFH, encoded by the exons ATGACTGGAAGAGAAATCCTCCTCAAGATGAAG GAAAAAGTTGGTCTTGGTTCATCTGCAGCAGATACAGGGAAAGGGAGGAGCAGGATGTCGGACAGGCATGTCACACATGGCTTCCACTTGGTCAAAGGAAAATCGAATCATGCAATGGAAGATTATGTTGTGGCCAAATTCAAGAAATTTAATGACTCTGAATTGGGTTTATTCGCAATATTTGACGGTCATTTGGGTCATGATGTTCCAGATTACCTTCGATCTCATCTGTTTGATAATATTCTGAAAGAG CCTGACTTCTCGACTGAACCAGAGAGTGCAGTGAAAAGAGCATATCAGCTAACTGATGGAAAGATTCTGGAGAAAGCAGGTGAGTTGGGCAGAGGAGGCTCAACTGCAGTTACAGCTATATTGATCAATGGTGAGAAGTTGGTTGTAGCCAATGTTGGAGATTCTCGAGCAGTTGTATGCTGGAAAGGTATGGCCAAACAGCTATCAGTCGATCATGAGCCAAGCAAGGAGCGGCAGACCATAGAGAGCAAAGGTGGTTTTGTATCAAACCTACCAG GTGACGTTCCGCGTGTTGATGGACAGCTGGCAGTGGCAAGGGCCTTTGGTGATAGGAGCTTGAAGAAACACCTTAGTTCAGAACCCCATGTGGTGGTGGAGACTGTAGATGCAGACACGGAGTTCCTCATCTTGGCAAGCGATGGGCTGTGGAAG GTGATGTCAAACGAAGAGGCAGTGAATTCAATTAGACATGTGAAGGATGCCCAGTTGGCAGCAAAGCATCTGACAGAAGAAGCTCTCACTAGGAAGAGCAAGGACGATATATCTGTTGTCGTTGTAAGTTTTCACTGA